TGAACCGAGGGCATGACTTGAGGTGGGAAAGATCTTGCGGTTGGTCTCCATATCCCGTCGTTTGTAAGGGGGAACATTTTCTGTTAGACCAACGTGCATCCAGAAGAGATCAACAACCTTGGCGGGGGGCAAATCGGTAGCCGGCTTGGCGTATTTGGTCGCCAAGTGCGTTATGTATGTTCTTGACACCGTCTTTTAGAGCTAGGCTCCCTTTGAAGATGACAACACGGCGTGAGCTCGTTATCGGGATACCACCTGGTATTCTGTAGTGGCTACCAAAGTAGAGGTGGTTTAGTGACACATTAATGGCATTTCTTGACAAGCTTTATGCCCTTAACATGATGAAACCAAAtagaaaaaaagaatttttaAAAAAGGCCTTTGCTATCGAATTGGACTAAAAGCGTAGGGCTGAGGGGGAGCGGAGTGGGGGGATAACGAGTAGGGATTATCTAAGAGCTAATGGCGTGGTAATACAGCCTAGACCAGGCAATCAAAGGTGGGTATGTATTGTGTAACGTAAACCAGGTAGTCCAACCCAGCAATCAAAAGCTTTCGCTAGCGTTTATTGGTACTGTTTTTCGCATGCATTGAAAAACGAACCCGGTAAGGAGGTGGCCGCCACAACCTTCCGCAACCCTGTTATCCCAGGTTTCAATCCCGATCCGTCTGTCGCGGTCGTACACGATGCAGGTTCTGCTACCTTTCTTCTTTGCACGTCAATGTTTGAATTCTTCCTCGGTTGCGCCATCTATTTCTCGAAGGACCTGGTGAACTGGTCGCTCATTGGCAATGCCTTGACTCAGCGCAGCCAAGTCGAGATGCGCACCATAGAGCCAGGCACGGGTAGCTGGGCCAGTACTTTGAGGTACCGTCCAATAGACAGCAGAAACGGCCAGGGAAGATTCTACCTCAGCAACCGTGTGTTCCATCGGTATCGTCCGACCATGGATGCAAGTACTTATGATGAATCGATGCTTAGTTGTGAGCGTAGACTGATTGTTGTCAAGGATCGCGTCTTTCCTCGAGGCTTCTATGTTTACACGGATGACATCTGGGACTCCGATTCGTGAGTCACCACACGGTATCGCTGAAAGATCCCACCTGTTCAAACGAGGGGCGTACTACTACCTCATCACCCCAGAGGGCGGAACGGAGGCTGGGCACCAAGAATGGGTCTTTCGAAGCATAAAAGGTCCTTATGGGCCTTGGGAGTCTCAAGATAAGCCAATGTGGTATAACGAACCGACCGAGGACGTTCAAAGGACCGGTCATGCCGACATCTTCGAAGATGGGGAGGGCAACTGGTGGGCGGTGCTTCTGGGGGTTCGGCGTATCAAAGACGAGACTGGGAGGTTCCTGGAACCTCAACTCGGAAGGATTGGCCGGTCTTCAACGATGGCTCCAACATATCACTATTAGCCCAAGGCCGGAGGCCTGTGGTTCAGCACCTTACTCAAATAAGAAAAGGTGAGGTTAAGTGGAAGGCAGTTCTTCATGAGAGAGTTCTGGAACTGGGCTGGTATTAAAAAGTACGTAATAGATTTATTATCGTGAACAGTTCCTCGCAAAGCTAACCATGATTCTAGATACGCTCCTGAAAGATTGCTATACCCTTACAGTGCGGCGAGGCGCGCCACGCCTCTATGGGAATCGTTACAGTCTGCCATCGCCAGGGTGCCCCTCCATGTTACTAAGAAAACAGACATCTTACAACGAGACCTTTCAAGCCAAAATGCAGTTCAATCCCAGGAAACATGGTTACGAAGCTGGCATCGCGCTCTGGTGGAGTCAATTCTCTCACGCTACAATCGGAATCACACTCGTTGAGCTGTACGATGGTCAGTCGGAAAAAAGAGTCATCCTTCGTTGGCCTGAAGGGTTGTTATCAACAGAGACCAGGACCATGAAGTTACCAAACTCGTCAGACCTGCACAGAGAATCATCCAGTACTCTTCAACCATTCACTTTACGGATTGAGGCGCAGCTATCAAGCTATAAACTTGTACTCTCATGGAGAGATGTGAATTGCGATTTTGACTTTTCGGCTAGCTACTTAACCGTGGCACCACCAGTCGGGAGTGTTTACGGTGGGATGTTGTTTGGTTTGTACGCTCTCGGTGATGGAGAACCGGTTCTGGACCCCGCAGACTTCTCAGATATATGTATACTAGAAGGCTGAACGAGGTCTCGACATATCTCGTGTTAGTAGAAGCAATGGCAGAGTCAGTTTCAATAAAAAGGCCAATTGGTGACATAGTAGCTCTCTCACACCCCAGTTGATTGCAGAGCAGGATACCAAAGAACATTGACTGAATGCGTATTTGAGCTTGCCCAACTAATACTAGTAATGTATTGCACACCCGAGACAACCAGGTAATCTTACTCTCTCTTGACTGGGTCCCTGACGAATGGTGGAGTGGTTGACTTCAGACGTTGCAAAGAATATTGATTTCAGGTGTTTAAGCCATAGTCAGATACGAAGGCATTGGGACACTGACCAATTATCCTCCATGCTTAGATGATTGATTGTGAGGCAAACACTTCTAAGCAGCATATAAGCACATGGCAATTCCTAAATCAGTGAAGTCACCTATCTACTTCATACTGCGCCGTGTCGCTCCATCTCCTCTCAACACCCCACAACACCTTGATTCTCATCAGGATACAAGGTACCGTCCGACCTGGTCGCCATTTTCACAATTGCTGGCTTCTCCCGCCAAGGAGCCGCCTTATCGTTGCCGAAGAACGTGCCCCATAGGGTTCCGCATTCATCCTTGAAGAACGTGTTGTGGCCGCCACAAGGTATAGCTTCATGGAACTGACTATAAGGTCCCAACGGATGCGATGCTATGCCGACATAGCTGCTATAACGCCCACCTGCAGCCATGAACTTGGCAACCGACATGTAATACTTCTCTTTCCACTCGAATACGAAGCATccctcatctccaacatccaTCCTCTTCACGTCGCCGACTGTCGCGTTCCATCCATCATTGATCTTGACGACGTTTCCATTTTCGTAGCACAGATAACCGGAGCGCGGGTCGGTGATGGATGTAAACAAAGATCCGTCAATGTTGTTGAACAATATTGTGTCTTCCCCCCCAGCAACTTTGTAGGGACCTTCCGGTTTCTTCGTAGTTGAAACCAAGAGTTTTGAGCCTTTGGACTGCAACGAATAGATGATGTAAAAATTGCCGTTCAGATACTGAAATTCTGGTGCCCAGACTGCGCGAAAAAGATGTTCATCTTTGTACCACCACCAggtcttctcatctttgGTGCCATCACGCTCGAAACTCCAGACAAGACCAACGTAAGACCATGTCTTTAGATCGGTTGATTTCCAAAGATTGATGCCCTCGTTATGAACCCACGCGTCGTTGTCGGCTCCCGTGCCTGAGAGATAATACGTGCCGTCTGGCCCAACAGTGACCGTCGTATCTCGAAGATTGATGCCTTCAATCGATGGTTTGATCTCGGGTAAGAGCCCTGACGTTATCACGGAACCGTTGGCTTCCGCTTTGTTGAGAGGTGCCTTGACGTTGACAGCTTGAGTGATCGATGCAGATTCACCGCACGAATTTTTAACCACAGCCTTGAGACTATAAGTCCCCGGACTAAGGTCCCGAGTGTTCCAGAGCAGACCCCATGGATAATCGCGATCCGTGTAGACGGACTTGTCATTGACAAAGAACTCAACATTGTTGATCGTAGTCGTGTCTTCAACAGCTACAGCGAAAGCCATTGAGCCACGAACTGTCCAACCGGAATCTGGAGATTCATAAGGACTTATCAGCGTTATCTTTGGGACAGAGCAGGCACGGGCTGCATTGCAAATTGGTTCAACTGACAAGGCAGGTTGTGCCAGTGCCAGGAACAGGGCAAAGAGATAGAGGGAATGGGCTGCGAGAATTGGCATGCTTCTGGTAGGAAAGGTGGGTTAAAGAAAATGTGTTGACTTTGTAGGGGGCGGTTATTGGGAAAGTCGTGGTCAGCTTGATTCGATGGCATATGGGAACTCTGAGgttttatataagctgctGGCAGTCTTGTAAATAGACTATGACCACGGAGCCAAACCACTCTTCTTGGTAGTTGATTTAGGCTTGTTCAACTGTGGGGAAATGTAATAATAAGATCTTGGCTATGTCCAGCGAAATGTGGGGTAAGCGCCAAAATACTTGCACAGAAGTAGGCGGTCCCATCAGAGGTTTAGGGAGAGTCTGGGGACATGGACCCGAAGAGAGGGGCCAAGGGAAAGGATAAATGAACGGCTCTGGTAATGCCTGTCGTCTTCCGTAATAGGTAATAGGGCCTAAACAATTTAGATAGAACTCCTCTATTGCCAAGTGTTATACCCCACCAACTTTGGGGGTTTATAAATTCTCTTAAACTTAGTTCAGAATCCGAGGTTGTATTTTCGTAGCCTAAAAATTATTTATAGACAATTCCAATAGAATTATCCATATAAATACAATTTTACAGgctatatattattataatattacttattactaagttattagttaattaaaACTTTTACTTATGGTTAATTAGGGTTATTTAagattagtattatttttaaagtttataaaactttaataaaggagattttataaaataaaatttaaaattatatagtttattatattttattatgttttattattatatatatatttttttaagTCTATAAGTTAGGCAtaaaaggtatatttaaatatgtttaaagtttaatataatttaaatatttattacctctttGATGGCAAAGCTTTACTAAGTTcataatattataattaaacaCCTTAAATATAACCTAAACCTAGCTGTATATATACTAGTtaataagccttatttactttttaggtagccttaatcttctttttataacttgctttaaaaatatactttaattatCTATTATAGTCCTACTCTATGTTAGTTAAAGGCTAGGTAGTAAAGactatattataaacttaCTAGTAAGTGACCTaatttaagttttaattataactactaatagttGAAGTGTTATTTTACTGTGTTTATTATTACTGCTTTGTCTTATGACCTGATCCAATGCATTACTAACCGGCTGAGTCAGCCTCGGTCCACTACCTTGTGAATGGAGGCCACTTGTTCAGTTggatcttaaggtttaaggcagCAGCTATATAACCTTTTGACTtaataataaggttattGTGTTCTTAGGCGTAGTGTATGACGCCTTATCTTATGGTTGTATTTAAAAACATCTTGTCTTGCTTTATGTGTGGCTTCGGCATTGCTTCTCTCttaataactactaataatattatagctatattattataatacctacTATTAAAAAAAGTCTATTAACACCTAATCCTAGTACACTTTATCTAATAAAAGGCTAtgatataattaataaggttaaaaaagctattaaaaaatataattataataaactttataatataataataaaactttAAAAAGactaaggaaaaaaagataataataattagtaatctttaattataagatcCTCCTACttatatagccttattataagctaattaataaaggcttgCTTAATACTAAAATAAAGTAACTTAGTAAGCTAAAAGGGAAGTTACTTAAAGGGGCAAATCTAGGccagagggagaggaagtTTATTAAGGCCTATGGTTTATATGATAAGTAGCTCGAGGCCATCTAGTGGCAGGCCACGAAGGTACTGGAGTTGACCGAGCCCTGATGATAGATAGACCAGGCTGGTCATAGTCTTCGACTATAAGGGCGTAAAGATAAGGGGGATAGTATACTGCAATATagatagaagaggggtaattgCAAGGCTCTATAGGGGGAAAATATGTTAGGTTTCTATAACAGCTGTATAATctattaacttaataataagtttagTATGTTGTTAGGCGTAGTGTATAACGCCTTATCTTATGGTTGTGTTTGAAAACACTGTATATAACTTGACCTAATAAGatttaattttatagtctGCAGTTGCTTACCTCGAGTGAATAATTCATACTATCAGACACATCAGGATTATGGTTTCAGCTTCCTGAACTACTAACACTATTGCACATCTGTTTTAACAGCATGCCTGCATCCCTGTATCATAAGACTGCCGACTACCAGAAAGTAGCTTTCTAGCCCTTCTAAACCTTATCGACATGTTCAGTCTTAGGATCAATATCTTCCTTCGTAATACCCCCTACTGCAAATCCAGCCAGTCGAGTCGGTATGAAGTTGGCACGTACATCATCTTGTGCGAAGAGTTCATCCATATCCTCCAGAGCAAGTCCTGAACATTCCTGTTAGTAAGGCCGAGAGAATTCTAAAGGCAGAGTTTTAACTCGAGAACCCACCTTTAGTTTCGGGAACAAAGACCCAAGCAAATACAACCATCGTAAAACAGAACGAGCCGTAGACAAAATAAGTGCCAAACCCTCCCTTGCCAAGCGTAGCAAACATGCTTGGTGTGCATTTGGCAACCACAAAGTTGAACAGCCATTGGCTGGCAGTCGCCATGCCCATCTGGAGAGCTCGCATACGAGCAGCAGGGATTTCCTAGATGCTGTTAGTTATGAAATGAAATCAGACAATATAAGTCATTACCGAGCAGTAGGTCCAGACCACAGGACCCCAACCAAACTGATAGACAGCAGCAAAAATATAGATGGCCACTATGGCAACGTAACCTGGAGCTCCAACAGGAGAGTCAGGCTTAGGAGGGTCGAATCGAACATAGAATCCGACGTAAAACAACGCCAATCCTTGCACAACAGCAGTCCATAAAAGACTCTTGCGTCTCCCAAGTGTGTCCGTTACAAAGAAGATAAAAATGGCACAGGACACCATCTTTACAATACCATAGATTCCGGTGGCGAACAATCCAGCTGAAGAGGACGATAACCCTACAGATTTGAAGATTGTAGGTGAGTAATATGTCATCGCATTGGTACCAGTGAGGTTACTCCACATCATGAGCATGATGCAGAGAAATGTGCGACGTCTATATGACTTGACGGTGAACGCTTCTTTAATCAGAATCCAGGCTGTGCTGTTAGCGACTAACAATCGCTCTTCCTCGAGCTGTAAATAAATTCTATCCATCTCATCCGCTATATAAGGGCAGCCTGGGGGCAATCCTCTCAAGTTTGGAAAAGAAACCATGATGGCCTGTGTTTGGGCTTTTTCTGGTCAAGAAATCGAAGCCGATTCGATGGGCAAATATCCATGCCCAAAGATATATATGGACAACAGGAAGAGCCTGCAAAGGAAGGAGGTATTGATGAATTGTGCGTGTCCCTTGACGTGAAGCAGGCAGCCGTAATTGATCCAGAACGCGAGCTGTCTCAAGACATTAGTCGATCTGTTAACCATTGACTTTTTATCGCAACTCACCGTCAAGCCTGTAACAATAGAGAGCTGGTAGAAACCAGTAAGCAGACCTCGGATGCCACGCGGAGCGTTCTCGGATACATAAAGTGGGCTAACGGTGGAGGCGATGCCGACAGCAATGCCAGTGATAAACCTGTGCCAAGTTAGCACGGCAATGTGACGATCTGTGAGCCGTTACCAACTTACCTTCCGATATACATGAGTGAAAGATGGCCGCTAGCAGCAGCTTGCATGGCAACACCAACGAATACCAGAAGAGCGACAGCCATAAGGGAGAGCCGTCGACCAATAAAGTTGGCTAGCCACATGGATATAATACAGCCTAGAAATGATCCAGCCTGGATGGCTGAGACAATGTTCGAAGAAAGATTGGCGATTTCGGCCGCAGGTTTATCGGTTAGACCATACTGTCTTTGCCGTCTGTTAGTTCAGATAGAGACTTGACATCAAGGCGTAGCTACTGACTCTTTGAATGTAGGCATGGTAAGTACGCCTCCCATAACACCCATATCCATCTAAGGGTATTAGTTATTCCCATTCTTGGTTATTGTGTTAATGAGTTCGTATGCTTACGCCGAAGAGGAGTGCACCACCGCATGCCTGTAATCAGTAGTTAGTAAGTCGATCTGCCAGAGGCTTCTACAACAGTCACAAACTTACTATCAAACTAACCAATACAGTCCTCACATTGTAGATCTCTGGGGGGTCGTTCTTCGTTGCGTCGTTGCGCACAAACCTTTGCAAAAACATGATGAGTCTAGATGGTGAGACGATCTGGTGCGGTAAAGCTACTGATCAAATTCATTTATTCGTGACAAAACCATAACCTTTTAACTATCCCGACTCCGCAACTTCTGTGCTCAGTCACGAGTCAGTTCTAGAGGCCGAGGCGCCTCAAGTCTTAACGGCAATAGACGGCGACTGGATCTATCTCATTCAAGCCTACCCCGCAAACGCCTTCCAAGGATAGCGCCATCTATCTAAACCTTATGCAGGTCTAGGCTTGTAAACCCCACCAAATACTCTTTTCTCGCATCATTGCCACTTCGCTTAGTCCGGGGAAGGGAGTGACTAGGCTGTGAATACTGGGGAAGGGCGGCTGTAGACGGGGTATCACGCAACGAATTCGAGATATCCATTCCCCGCTCATGTGACATATCCTGCCAAACCGGTGAGTTGGCGCATTTGAGTTGCATTTCCACCAATCAGATTGACCACAGAAGATTAAGGACATCGACACTGGCCATGATCTCATTCTCCGAGGTATCTATTGCCGTCTTGACCCCACATCTTGTCCGTAGGCTTAGATGTGTTTTCGTGCTGCATCAGTTAGACTTGAGGGTGTACGGAATAACGCTGGTTAGTCCGGGGGCCTGAGTCTCCGCCAGGCAGTCCTTCGGTCTTTTGAAAGTATTACATGGGATAAATAGAAGTTATTTTAAAGAAAAAGTTATTATCCACTCCTTAAATACATATCATACTTCACCACTACGTCTGTAGTCGTAATCCTGTTGGTGATAACTACTACTACCtctttagtaataaataattacAGCTTCCtctcttataatattattacctattatttatttctcCATATAGTATTAATTACTTCAGCCACCTTTACGAAGTATAAACTTATATAGACTATAATAGGGTAGTATAGTTAAATATCTTAGCAGCTTATAGTGGGTAGTAACCAGGCTGACCTGCACTGTTAAAAGCAGCGCCGATTTAGGACTAATCTATATACTTAGAGCTACTAAAGAGTATGCTCACCTCTGAGCCAAAAATGGCTCAGAGGCATTTCTATCTCCTAAATAGACAACAGATCCGCTTAAAATGTAGAGATATGTACCTAGAAGTCGCTACTCTGTAGCTTACAAAGCCGATGCTATTGCTAAGAGGAAGGTGCACATGTACAATACTATGATACTAATACCTTGTGACATATTCAGTAACAAAATACCTTCCAACGATGAACATTACTTCTGCAACATCCATATTCTAAGACATACTGGATAGTCACAGCGCAGCGGAACAAAGACATTTTTCGAACATTTGAACTTTACAATTTGGCCATTACTTATGCTCGAAACCTTGCCCTACACTGAACTTTGATTCTTCCTACGCAATGTATCTACAGTCCATCCAAAGGTCTATAGACCGTCATCCAACGCTAGAATCCGTCAGCATCC
The window above is part of the Fusarium oxysporum f. sp. lycopersici 4287 chromosome 8, whole genome shotgun sequence genome. Proteins encoded here:
- a CDS encoding hypothetical protein (At least one base has a quality score < 10), which produces MFLQRFVRNDATKNDPPEIYNVRTVLVSLIACGGALLFGMDMGVMGGVLTMPTFKEQYGLTDKPAAEIANLSSNIVSAIQAGSFLGCIISMWLANFIGRRLSLMAVALLVFVGVAMQAAASGHLSLMYIGRFITGIAVGIASTVSPLYVSENAPRGIRGLLTGFYQLSIVTGLTTARVLDQLRLPASRQGTRTIHQYLLPLQALPVVHIYLWAWIFAHRIGFDFLTRKSPNTGHHAWILIKEAFTVKSYRRRTFLCIMLMMWSNLTGTNAMTYYSPTIFKSVGLSSSSAGLFATGIYGIVKMVSCAIFIFFVTDTLGRRKSLLWTAVVQGLALFYVGFYVRFDPPKPDSPVGAPGYVAIVAIYIFAAVYQFGWGPVVWTYCSEIPAARMRALQMGMATASQWLFNFVVAKCTPSMFATLGKGGFGTYFVYGSFCFTMVVFAWVFVPETKGLALEDMDELFAQDDVRANFIPTRLAGFAVGGITKEDIDPKTEHVDKV